The DNA window CCGCATTATCTTCCGCACTCATGTTACTTTTCTTTCGTTTCGATTTCCCCGCTGtgaatgtcctgtgtgtgtgcgtcagtctCCGTCTCCCTCACTCCTGCCCTTCTATGTTTGTCATTGGCTGGCTTCAGCTGTCGATCCACATGAATTAAGCTCTGTGGTTGGCTGGCCGTAATGGTGCGTTCAAGGGCAATCGTAAAAGTGATTATGGTGACTGCCAGAGCTGTACATGCAGGGCGTGCGCGGAGGAAAATCTATCGTTTATATCGTTACTTTTTCGATATTAATATCTTGAATGTTCATATCTAGATATAGATACGATAACGgtatatcgttcagccctacttggAATCGGTTCAAAAATTACGTTTCCAGTacaatcgtttctttattggaatcgtttagaggatttggtttcaaatccgatcatcgcttcccaattttATATGCGCAACTTTTGGTTTCcgaagcggccaggcgcttgttgtgttgcagcctctaagtaagcagcgctctagtggggctttattttacgttgaaaaagcggTAAAACTACAAACACCAttcaatcaaaataaaactttcctcttatttgtgaaaatacgCATGTGACCCAATAATCGATAAGAATCGGAATCGGAATCAGAaacgttaaaatccaaacgatgcccaaccctagtcacgcatagggttgggcatcgtttggatttttacgatgccgaaccggtacttttaaaaaggTTCCGATtcctagagtttagattctcggcccaagcccgagcccaaccggacctcgggtcgggctcgggccgttattttccgccacgtcctcgggccgggcccaggccggacccttgatcaagcaattttttattttttttttatccattaccttattatcctatttgggtggggagatagctatgccataatcagaaatattataaatatatatatataggctatataaaagtaacaaatgtgtacaaaagttaggctgcagttacaaaatgcagcacgtgtcctcctctcacactcatcacaccgggagcttgaagatgtaaagaaaaaaagaaaaacaggagaattaactttgatcaagtgtggaggaaagtcggaggtatggaagcagtttaaacaagtcgtgggcagtgacaacaatatgttgttcatcatggttttttttgttttttacgtttcttcattcggatccatttgcgatccgttccattctgaataaactaacagcagtttacagcttcgtccttgttggattattctaaacagatttctgtagttcaaacaactctgaattgtagttgagaacgtcagttataacggcccacgtattaaaaaattgtcgggtttaaatcgggctcgggctcataattacagttaatgtgtcgggccgggccgggctcggacgcaacgtgttcgggctcgggcaggttcaggcttgattttttgggccgatctaagctctaccgattcctaaaccgattgttgaaaaactgaaaaatgacatcaaagatgtaatatgtttactagtgaatagggctgaaacgattccttgaCCAACttgaataatttgattactaaaaatcctcgatgcaaaatgatttgcctcgaagctgtgtttaattaatgttaccaacgttgtaCCGCTCGCGGTGTTTCagcacggaggattattacaCACGCCATGAAGACTGACGGCAGCGTAAATAGTGaggggagaagagaagagacaggctggagaaaacgacagaaagtgtccaaagtttggaatcagttcactGCTGCAAAAtcaaactagcttaccacaataatagcaccacgtcaatgcttcagcattAGCAacagactagggctgaacgattaattgcatttgcgatatgttaaaacgcaatttcctaatcgcaaaggctgcgatttggtcacgtgactcacaagagcaaatcagtctgcactccgtagagaaagcatcaacttagcacgctaacgctacgccgtaccttgagcggatttctgtcattcaaacaactctgagttgtagtttaaaacttttacagccattttaataaaatgaagggttttattcgggcatGAGTctatacgtgcagttaatggatacaggaacgcagaactgaaggctcggttggcaacgattagctctgattagcggttagcggttagctccagttagcgattagctctgattagcggttagctccggttagcggttagctccagttagcgattagctctgattagcggttagctccggttagcgattagctctgattagcggttagctccgttataaagatatgagtggaggagctgccactgagaggggtaacaaccagactgattaatgacgttcggggagctttcacagcagcgtggccgcggtgtttcaacagttttattagtccagttaatcccacggcaagaataccagcaactagctaacgcaacgatagcctctctgaacaagaacaccagcaactagctaacgtaacgatagcctctctgaacaagaacaccagcaacatgctaacgtaacgatagcctctctgaacaagaacacacggcagcacgcaacttcacgagggggaggggctggaggcagctcctctctgtgcactgtaaaaaaatacattgattgacatgaataatacagaagacaaagagcttaaaaaaataatcgaatatcgaatcgcaatcgcaatatttgggaaaaaaaatcgcaattagattattttcaaaaatcgttcagccctacttcagcatctcaacagaaaacatggagtctaacttaatcatccattccacgaagaGGACCAGACAAAAGGAAATCACAGtcgtatggacgatgaaactacaccaaacacaacgaCTACCAAGAACAAAGACAAGAGAATACGTCGTGGTGACCACAGTCTGATCTAAAGAGacgacttgttgactatcccttcagagaaacagctgattgttgactctctctcttcccgcagaaacagctgatcaacgatcCACTAGCAGAAGTGTAACAGAGCGGTGTggcattgtaatcaaatatatcaaTGATggttgagtataactaatatttacatataggcctacatacagatcagtctcaggttgaaacttgttctgaaagttaagttgcacaacttaaggtcatgtttatgtattattgtatgtttaatgtaggACTTAGTTTGAGGTtattattgcatttcagaaaatgttttctttaaaaacaatgtaatatggcacttaataattaaaatataaaaaatgaatttattgagacgatattgtaagcaatgtcGGCAATATAAATGTTGCTTTTTgcgaaaattaaaccaaactattgtatattattgctcttcaataaaaccaaagtatttcttatccgattaatcgatggaataatcggtagaatactcgattactaaaataatcgatagctgcagccctactagcaatcacgtgcagtgaatggttaatatgcctttacgtccgttttggtgagcccagagggaaaatatggcattttaaaagtagcctacgttaacggtagctagctaacggtagactacagagaaagtgatatttttacgtccgtttcggagcgaccgAGGGAAAagatttcagtcgacacattaagtggaccCACTGCGGGTCACCGGTGGATCACAGCTGTCCGTCAGAGGGATACTGGAGTTCGGTTCAGCTGGGCGACTGGTTTATTATTGCCGACTTACAGGCGCTTTCAAGGAAACGGCCAACGAGTACGATAGACTGCCGTgcgactagggctgggcgatatggagaaaatgaaatatcacaatatttttgaccagatacctcgatatcgataccgcaacgatattgtagtttTGACTatcggtgctttcacaaaatatttacacaatgagattttttataaataatcatcagtaatgtggatataatgactaagtggataAAGGCAAATatcagaacagctagaacagtctggttcagaaaatgacatcactttactgtaatgcagcctttaaaaccaggagacGACAACACTTACGCcatgtagggctgaacgattaattgcattttcgataatatcgcgatatgttaaaatgcgatttcctaatcgcaaaggctgcgatttggtcacatgactcgcgagagcaaatcagtctgcactccgcagagaaagcatcaacttagcacgctaacgctacgccgtacctggagctgatttctgtcattcaaacaactctgagttgtagtttaaaacgtttacagccattttaataaaatgaagggttttattcgggcttgagtctatacatgcagttaatggatacagacacgcagaactgaaggctcggttggcaacgattagctctgattagccgttagctctgattagcggttagctccggttagcggttagctccgttataaagatatgagtggaggagctgccactgagaggggtaacaaccagactgattaatgacgttcggggagctttcacagcagcgtggccgcggtgtttcaccAGTTTTATTAgtccagttaatcccacggcaagaacaccagcaactagctaacgcaacgatagcctctctgaacaagaacaccagcaactagctaacgtaacgatagcctctctgaacaagaacaccagcaactagctaacgtaacgatagccctctgaacaagaacaccagcactagctaacgtaacgatagcctctctgaacaagaacaccagcaactagctaacgtaacgatagcctctctgaacagaACACCAGCACATGctacgtaacgatagcctctctgaacaagaacacacggcagcacgcaacttcacgagggggaggggctggaggcagctcctctctgtgcactgtaaaaaattacgtgtgtgtgtactatatttttacttatttaactgtttagtgtgtaattgtgtgttcatactataattattatattagtctttgttgaataatacagaagacaaatcgaaatcgcaatatttggggaaaaaatcgcaattagattattttcaaaaatcgttcagccctaatgcCATATTACctatatctaaaatctaagatgatctctagtctcatatcacgatatcgatataatattgatatattgcccagctctacgtGCGACTATTCCCTGGCCCCCTCGCACCTTTAGCAAATGTGTGGACACGGCGGGTCGTCTTTTAACTTGACGACCTCATTGTCATGGCCAGAGAATTAGCCATGTTTCATGTAGCCCAGTTGTTCCTTCACCTGACGGTGTTCAACTAGAAGAAGAGCTGAATCCTTGCATCAatgcatcgcgatgcggacctggacgattctgcatcgatgcactgacagaccataatcgattattgcctactgctgtgttcagactcagCTGCATTCAGGAAGCGTCTTTTATAAGAAAAGATAGAATAAAAAGGGGGAGTTcatattagggatgcaccgaatccagatatTTTGGGtttggccgaataccgaatccactggttaagattctgccgaattaCGAAACCAAATACTGAATCCTTCGTAtagttaacacaagtttttagctgtgactgtccttcctttgccgtacctgaagttgctgcattctggctgctgtctgtagattccttcatcacaactcgtattcttccggatgtttcataccagatgttgtaacagcggtgatgttgtgtatagtttagggtcctcgccaccatcagactaatcagcattgctgattgaacatgtagctggacttgaatggccttcttttgactgaaagttctgccaaactacactttttctgctcaccagttccattttcacttcttcacagcctactgcattgaacgctccacctacataaacaccttcccgtaatcaacggcgccgtcattacggcgaccagcgtagcgaaCGTAGTGCGAgagtagggttcggttcggtggaaaaaaattgtaaggttcagcagaaaccgaacaccgtcaaaaagcccaatattcggccgaagctgaatcctggattcggtgcgtCCCtggttcagacacttcactgataaaccagagaactCTACGCTAACAATCGGCATTATGGTctaagaaagtttttttttatcatacacTTCAGTccatctctctttgtctctctgtctgtctctctttccctccctccctctgtctctctctccctccctctgtctgtctctctctctctttctttccctcttttaatcagctttctcagagataggccagttttttatttaatataggctatttatattggataatttttttttcattaacatgtgttgcagctgtatatttaCAACCAGGaaaggaaaccctgtctttgtattttatttagatCACgctctgttttaataaaagtgtTTGTGATATCTCACATGTGGCTTTAGCCCCCTCAgtaaaaaataccaaaatatacagtatattgtgtaTCGCCATTCAACAAAAAGTACAGAGATATGATTTTTGGTCCATATCTCCCAGCCCTAATCTGACAGAATAATCATAATCGAATCGTGAGATCAGTAAAGATTCGCACCTCAAGGCTCTACCCAGTTCAGTCGAGTACTACCTGGGTGAGCAGGGGCCCCTTACTTCTGATGTGATCCTGGCGGGGTGAGCTTCATCCTACCCAACACTGACCACTAAAGTGGTCTCCCGACAGGAGTACCTGCTGTTGTACCACGCTTGTTCAGAGTGATATGAGCTTTTGACAGAGCTCCTAGagatatattaaaatataagaTACTCTTATGTTCACCTGTCCCCTAGCTCGAGCCCCTCCCCCCTccaaaaaaaatatagaaaagcataaaaacacacaattacatacaaattagattaatttgcaaaaaaaaataaaaaaaatcccaaacaaaatgaatttaaaaaataatatagcTTCCTCCTAACAGAAATAATGCACTATAGGCTAGTCGCTGCAGCCTGAAAAACCATGGCGCCGCGGCGACTAGCCTTTAGTCCACCAGGATCACATCGGGCTCCACGCACTGTACCTACAGAGTCAGTTAGAGGGCGGAGCCTTTGTGAGATGGAACAAGGATTATGAGGCGGAGCCCTCTCGATGGGGGCCCTGTCGCTCCTATGCTATTGCTGGAAAAAGTGTGTACAATGTCAGACAGCGGAGATGCTGCCTTTTATGCTATGCTGCTGCACAGTTCTAGGTAGGTAAATCCTGATTGGCCGACTAcatttatgcaaatgtttagTGTGCGAAGGCGTGTGCAAGACTGGAGAGGAGTATTACCTGTTGAGTCCAGTAGAGGGCTCCGCCTGTGCTCATAACTATGGTTAGGCTATAATAACATAACCTTCGTTTTCTCTGAATAACTATTCtgttatgtgtgtttgtctgtgtttcagctttACCTCCAGACGTTCTGAAAGTGATTGTTGgtgaagaggagcagcaggagtgtagctccagtgtggaccagcaggagccagagccccccccacacattaaagaggaacaggaggaactgtggagcagtcaggagggagagcagcttcaagggctggaggaggctgatatcaccaagttcccattcactcctgtctctgtgaagagtgaagatgatgaagaggaagctcagtcctcacagcttcatcacagACAAACTGAGGAGAACAGAGAGGCAGAACTTCAGTCAGGTTCAAACTCTCTGAAAAATGATTCAAgatgtaaaaaaacatttagctgCTCAGAATGTGGGAAAACATTTGACTTCAAGTCATgtctgaagagacacatgatgactcacacaggagaaaaacctttcagctgctctgagtgcgGGAAATGTTTTACAGAAAGAGGAACTTTACGGGCACACATGAAaatccacacaggtgagaaaccttttagctgctctgagtgtgacAAAAGATTTAGCCTCAATAAACTTCTCAAGtcacacatgagaactcacacaggagagagacCTTTCAGCTGCTTATTCTGTGAGCAATCTTTTGGACAGAGTGGAAATTTACGGATACACATGACCATCCACACAGGACAGAGGTCATTTATCTGCTCCGTCTGTAAGAAAACGTTTAGAGATAAAGGAAGTTTAAATAGACACATGAGAGTCCACAAGGGACAAGATTGTGTCCGCATTTCGGGATTTGGTGCTGGTGACAGACCAattagctgctctgagtgtgggagaagATTTTGGACCCAGCAGAATCTGATgagacacatgagaactcatacgggagagaaacctttcagctgctcagtctgtcaGAAATCTTTTACAGATAGTGGAAATGTACGGAGACATATgataactcacacaggagagaagccattcagctgcagtgtttgtcaCAAAACATTTGGCTGGCGTCAACTGgtcaaaacacataaatgtgtcGGTCGTCAGTcgtcacagcttcatcagagtcaaacggaggagaacagagaggtAGAGCCTCCAGCAGGCAgagaaactcaacacatggaaacagaagctggtggagaggactgtggaggaccagaaccagccaggaactcacatccacttttacaaccagagactgaagaccagactggagactcttctgaacctgagactgatgacagtgctgattggaaggagaccagagaacctcagtcagctctaaactctctgaaacatgattcaacatgtaagaaaacattcagctgctctgagtgtgggagaaaattTGACTTCAAGTCACATCTGAACAGACACATgataactcacacaggagagaaacctttcagctgctccatctgtaagaaatcttttggaTTGAGTGAAAATTTCCgcaaacacatgagaatccacacaggagagaggcCGTTTATCTGCTCCGTCTGTAAGAAAACTTTTAGAGATAGTGGAACTTTAAATAGACACATGAGAGTCCACAGGTGACAGGACCCATCTGTTTTAGTGACGTATAAAACAGCAGGAGTGTAGCACCAGTCTGGACGTAGACAAAAGAACTGTAATCTGGGTTGATGAAAATGAAGGAGTCTCTAAAAGAGATATTATAGATATTACACTCCTAAAAAAGTCTTGGCCATGTTAATTTTCGTTTTGTTTCTTAGTTTTTTGATTTGTGGTTAATTTTCTCTGCTTTAAAGGTGCAACATATAACCCTGACAGCTAGCGTTTAAATTGGTTACTGCAgttcaaattcaaaatactggagagagccGGCCTCTCCTGCCCAGACTCAAAGTTCACaggggttgccaggttgagaacaCTAAAGCCAACATCCCACACTGTCTATGTTAGGTAGATGCTAGCCTTGCGTTGCCCCAGAGCTCTCTACCCGGCTGACCGTCATCTTTTATCAGCTAAACGTAACTACAACCGCTAAAAAGGCTGCAgctaggcctgtcgcgatagtcaatacataaattaatcgcacgataaaaaaaaattagcttGATAATTTTTCCGATAATTTCCACTtgcatgctttttgtttttccgacaatgcacagaacattaaccggtacaagcctacagctgtcagtgtgtcagaggctcctGGACgttgaactgagactccgttacctgcttgtcaAAAATCGCCGATTACTAGCTAataaattagcctgaggtaaacgctagctatcagtaaacagaagtgacatgGTGGCTGGCGGcgtttgtgtgcctgtgtgtgtgtgtgtgtgtgtgtgtgtgtgtgtgtgtgtgtgtgtgtgggggccccccccccgcgaagctccgacctgcagaggagcagaagaaagaatagctgcaccttcgccaaaatgaagactgaaaaacagaactattttggtacaaacatttactcgtcatgtggcagatagccacatagaaatagatagatagaatgtattaattatatattatttcaatttaataattactgtttaataaataattgctaaatgtagtacagagtctgtagtctatcgcacaaacactcgactaatgctgcaaacatttgacagccagtatgaattacctgggagaacaGACGGGTCACAAACGGCGACTCCACAACTGTccaacagcgtgaaagacgacatactgacatactaaaggagatcaaagacatattgtggatatttaaaatgtcttccagttccagtgttaaatatttagaaataaaagtgtattgatctttgaaaaggtgtacctgcattattatgtcattatcattatatcagatgaaaatggtctcagaacgacaatattatcgtttatcacaataatttctgggacattATATCGtgaatttgttatcgtgacggGCCTAGCTGCAACCTCGCGATTCTCTGTACCCGACTGACAGCCACCCATTACTGCAACACCAGCTTAAAAGACAGCTACCATGCAGCTGTCACTGCTCTACCAGCTAGTGTTCATTTGGCCACCtgtttttaatttagtcttagtcttgtgccaaatgtccttgttagttttagtcatatttagtcattcacatGTCTGTtttgttagtcaagttttagtcgactgaaagtctcgtcattttattctagttttagtcaaaacattttagtttttttttaaataacaaattattTCTGATAACCGTTTCAGTCAAAGTGTTTCACACATCTCAAATATTGGTTAAATATCATAATTACCTGACAAAATACACTTGTTGAATGATTTTTGTTGAATGCAACTTTGTTAAAGGCGTCTGGTTTTCTGATTTAAGAGACACATTCACAAATGATGAACTTGTTCTGaagagtattttatttttcaaccaACACAATTCAAAAGCCGGGGCCCAACAGACTCCGACTGACAAGTTACAAAGGTTTTTAAAGCTGTTTTTGGTTGCCTTGTgtctagggctgccacctcttagtcgattagtcgactaatcggtcgttttggtcttagtcgactaagatttctttagttgatgacgcattttttatgcttattcatgcttaattactcatttccaagaaacttatgagcacatttctgataagtacaagatttaaagtggtgcttttgcaggattaattgtggagaaagtcagttttacagatggttcattaactacatttatattgtgcttttctagtcttaaccacctctcaaagagcacagctctgtcgattacatcaactaatccattaatccacaaaatcatataagtgttagtcgactaagaatttctttagtcgaggacagccctacttgTGTCTCATTTTTCTGTTCAgagcagaaataaaataagcgTAGATGCCTAAAATCAGCATTAGCTTATGAGACGTTAATTGAAGTTAGTTTACCTGAATGTGTGGGTGGTTAGCCTTTAAGGTTGGTGGTGTAAGTGAACATATTGGGCTTTTATTTAGCAGTGGGTGaccatttagtttttttgttttgttctgtttatttgttcttgggttgttgttggtttttttgttgtaattttttactatttaaactattactattattccttatctgatttcattttattttttatttttttattttatttttatttatttatttattttcttgtcaGTTGTACTTGACACTGTTTTCACTCCCGAAATGTTACCTCTTGATTCTGTTATGTCACTgaaaaatcaaacaaatgtttaaaaaaaaaaaaaaaaaaaaggttggtttTTCCCCAATATTTTTTGTCCGCAGTGCTTCAGTTATGACACCTTCTGACTTTTTGTTAATATCATTGTACGTAAAATGCGACCCAATATCGAGCCTCTTCCTTCTCTGGTGTTCGCTGCTGTCTATGGGTGTTGTGTTCTTGCTCCATGTAGTTTTGTGTTGCAGCCACAGGGTGGCAGCAACAGCACAAACTCATTCAGAATATTCCacctcatgatgaaaaagtagagACGATTATAGACGAAAATGAAGAGATTAACTAAGAGATTTTGTcttggtttttattttatgcaaaacattttagggcgttttcacacatgaaagtccgaaccaaggtctgaaccaaggttcatgtttttgttccattgtaacatttgatccggtaagttttggtttcacactgcagttatgcaagcgcactaaagatctctacgtgacaaaactacgtcctgccgtcatcacatacgtgagcgtctccagatactgataactgattggtttgtagacgggcttccccgtcctctcgtctcctctctctgggtcggagttttttcagctgactgctgctctcctctactgactgctgctctcctctactgactgctgctctcctctactgactgctgctctcctctactgactgctgatctctcctactgactgctgctctcctctactgactgctgctctctcctactgactgctgctctctcctactgactgctgctctcctctactgactgctactctctcctactgactgctactctctcctactgactgctgctctctcctactgactgctgctctctcctactgactgctgctctcccctactgactgctgctctctcctactgactgctgctctctcctactgactgctactctctcctactgactgctactctctcctactgactgctgctctctcctactgactgctgctctctcctactgactgctgctctcccctactgactgctgctctctcctactgactgctgctctctcctactgactgctgctctcccctactgactgctgctctctcctactgactgctgctctcctctactgactgctgctctcctctactgactgctgctctctcctactgactgctgctctctcctactgactgctgctctctcctagtgactgctgctctcctctactgactgctgctctctcctactgactgctgctctcctctactgccgcggctctttttgttttgttgtgatgttgagaagcgagacacgggaactttctttctggagaatttattcagagacaaacggaaacctacactgtacatttactaccacttaacaagtaaactgctgatgtattct is part of the Sander lucioperca isolate FBNREF2018 chromosome 23, SLUC_FBN_1.2, whole genome shotgun sequence genome and encodes:
- the LOC116050065 gene encoding gastrula zinc finger protein XlCGF57.1-like — its product is MDSDNSHQPSFHWFIHQALPPDVLKVIVGEEEQQECSSSVDQQEPEPPPHIKEEQEELWSSQEGEQLQGLEEADITKFPFTPVSVKSEDDEEEAQSSQLHHRQTEENREAELQSGSNSLKNDSRCKKTFSCSECGKTFDFKSCLKRHMMTHTGEKPFSCSECGKCFTERGTLRAHMKIHTGEKPFSCSECDKRFSLNKLLKSHMRTHTGERPFSCLFCEQSFGQSGNLRIHMTIHTGQRSFICSVCKKTFRDKGSLNRHMRVHKGQDCVRISGFGAGDRPISCSECGRRFWTQQNLMRHMRTHTGEKPFSCSVCQKSFTDSGNVRRHMITHTGEKPFSCSVCHKTFGWRQLVKTHKCVGRQSSQLHQSQTEENREVEPPAGRETQHMETEAGGEDCGGPEPARNSHPLLQPETEDQTGDSSEPETDDSADWKETR